Proteins co-encoded in one Hymenobacter swuensis DY53 genomic window:
- a CDS encoding glycoside hydrolase family 3 N-terminal domain-containing protein gives MSFFAPQLCRKRLVSVAMLLGLRFAAYAQPAAAPVRYLDPSQPLNVRVQDLLGRLTLAEKADQMMYNSQAIGRLDIPAYNWWNEALHGVGRAGAATVFPQAIGLGATFDEDLALRVSTAISDEARAMYNAAVAKGYRQQYSGLTFWTPNINIFRDPRWGRGQETYGEDPTLTGRLGVAFVQGLQGNDPRYLKTAACAKHFAVHSGPEKLRHEFNAVASPQDLQETYLPAFKQLVDAKVEAVMCAYNATNGEPCCGNQYLLQDVLRKQWGFRGHVVSDCWALVDFYQGHKVVKTPAEAAALALERGVNLNCGSVYPFLPEAVQKGLTTEAKIDSSLAVLLRTKFRLGLFDPQGSTPFDKLTPAVINSPAHRALAREAAQKSIVLLKNNGVLPLRNDLAKYFVTGPNAANLDALLGNYYGVNPEMKTVLEGLVGGVSPASQVQYRPGALLDRPNQNGVDWVSGTARGVDATFVVLGINGLLEGEEGESIASPSFGDRLDYNLPQNQLDFLRKLREKNPKPIVAIITGGSPMNLSEVHELCDAVVLAWYPGEEGGNAIADVVFGKVSPSGKLPITFPKSLDQLPAYENYSMAGRTYRYMAQEPMYPFGYGLSYAKFEYSNLKLPKKAARNQSVEVEATVRNTGKMAGEEVVQLYLTHPPRPDRQVPLYALKNFRRVLLQPGASTTVRFTLTPAELALIDEQGKSVPAAGAVTVWVGGALPGARSTVLGASPAAQAVLAIR, from the coding sequence ATGTCCTTTTTCGCTCCGCAGTTGTGCAGGAAACGTCTGGTAAGTGTGGCCATGCTGCTGGGGCTGCGGTTTGCGGCGTATGCCCAGCCCGCGGCGGCCCCGGTGCGCTACCTCGACCCCAGCCAGCCGCTGAATGTGCGGGTGCAGGACTTGCTGGGCCGGCTCACGCTGGCGGAAAAGGCCGACCAGATGATGTACAACAGCCAAGCCATCGGGCGGCTGGACATTCCGGCCTACAACTGGTGGAACGAGGCCCTGCACGGCGTAGGCCGGGCGGGCGCGGCCACCGTGTTTCCGCAGGCCATTGGGCTGGGAGCCACGTTTGATGAGGACCTAGCATTGCGCGTGTCCACGGCCATTTCCGACGAGGCGCGGGCCATGTACAACGCGGCCGTGGCCAAGGGCTACCGCCAGCAGTACAGCGGCCTCACGTTCTGGACGCCCAACATCAACATCTTCCGCGACCCGCGCTGGGGCCGGGGTCAGGAAACCTACGGCGAAGACCCTACCCTCACCGGCCGCCTGGGCGTGGCCTTCGTGCAGGGATTGCAGGGCAACGACCCGCGCTACCTCAAAACCGCCGCCTGCGCCAAGCACTTCGCCGTGCACAGCGGCCCCGAGAAACTGCGTCACGAGTTTAACGCCGTGGCCTCGCCCCAGGACTTACAGGAGACCTACCTGCCCGCGTTCAAACAGCTCGTCGATGCCAAGGTAGAAGCCGTGATGTGCGCCTACAACGCCACCAACGGCGAGCCGTGCTGCGGTAACCAGTACCTGCTGCAGGATGTGCTGCGCAAGCAGTGGGGCTTCCGGGGCCACGTGGTGTCCGACTGCTGGGCGCTGGTGGACTTCTACCAGGGCCACAAAGTGGTAAAAACGCCCGCCGAAGCCGCCGCGTTGGCGCTGGAGCGGGGCGTGAACCTGAACTGCGGCAGCGTGTACCCCTTCCTGCCCGAAGCCGTGCAGAAAGGCCTCACCACCGAAGCGAAAATCGACAGTTCCCTGGCCGTGCTGCTGCGCACCAAGTTCCGGCTGGGTCTGTTCGATCCGCAGGGTAGCACGCCGTTCGATAAGCTTACACCCGCCGTCATCAACAGCCCCGCGCACCGTGCTTTGGCCCGCGAAGCGGCCCAGAAGTCGATTGTGCTGCTCAAGAACAACGGCGTGCTGCCGCTGCGCAACGACCTGGCCAAGTACTTCGTGACCGGCCCCAACGCCGCCAACCTCGATGCGCTGCTGGGCAACTACTACGGCGTGAACCCGGAAATGAAAACCGTGCTGGAAGGCCTGGTAGGCGGCGTAAGCCCCGCCAGCCAGGTGCAGTACCGCCCCGGCGCCCTGCTCGACCGGCCCAACCAGAACGGCGTTGACTGGGTGAGCGGCACGGCGCGCGGGGTAGATGCCACCTTCGTGGTGCTGGGCATCAACGGGCTGCTGGAAGGGGAGGAAGGCGAATCTATTGCTTCCCCTTCGTTCGGCGACCGGCTCGACTACAACCTGCCCCAGAACCAGCTGGATTTCCTGCGCAAGCTGCGCGAAAAGAACCCCAAGCCCATTGTGGCCATCATCACCGGCGGCTCGCCCATGAACCTGAGCGAGGTACACGAGCTCTGCGACGCCGTGGTGCTGGCCTGGTACCCCGGCGAGGAAGGCGGCAACGCCATTGCCGACGTGGTATTCGGCAAGGTGTCGCCCTCAGGCAAGCTGCCCATCACCTTCCCCAAAAGCCTCGACCAGCTGCCAGCCTACGAAAACTATAGCATGGCCGGCCGCACTTACCGCTACATGGCCCAGGAGCCGATGTACCCCTTCGGCTACGGCCTGAGCTACGCCAAATTCGAGTATTCCAACCTGAAGCTGCCTAAGAAGGCGGCCCGCAACCAGTCCGTGGAGGTAGAGGCCACCGTGCGCAACACCGGTAAAATGGCCGGCGAGGAAGTAGTGCAGCTCTACCTGACGCACCCGCCGCGCCCGGACCGGCAGGTGCCGCTCTACGCCCTCAAAAACTTCCGCCGCGTGCTGTTGCAGCCGGGCGCCAGCACCACCGTGCGCTTCACGCTCACGCCCGCCGAGCTGGCCCTGATTGACGAACAGGGCAAATCGGTGCCGGCCGCCGGGGCCGTTACAGTCTGGGTGGGCGGCGCGCTGCCGGGCGCGCGGAGTACGGTACTGGGTGCCAGCCCGGCCGCGCAGGCAGTTCTCGCCATTCGCTAA
- a CDS encoding sialate O-acetylesterase, with translation MPHSLPLIPWFRSALLTAGLLAAVNGATAQVRLPRLVSNGMVLQRDAPVRVWGWAAKGEKVNVAFQGKTYQATTGPDGQWRVTLPAMKAGGPYELNIKASNELSVKDILVGDVWLLSGQSNMETPMSRLRDKYPAVIAAAANPQIRQFEVPLTYAFQKPRADVTGGKWVAADPQTVLQFSGVGYFFAREINAKYQVPVGLIKDAVGGSPAEAWLSAAALRQFPTYEQQGAKYKDSLLVASTRQRESAAVADWYRKLYQTDQGEAPGQPKWSAPGYDASAWATMSVPGYWAGQTPLGPVNGVVWFRKEVDVPAAMAGQPARLELGTLVDADSTYINGQLVGTTGYQYPPRKYEVKPGVLKAGKNVVTVRLISNGGRGGFTLDKNYQLTAGGQTLDLRGPWQYKLGATMPPTPGTTTFQYQPGGLFNGMIAPVLPYAIKGVLWYQGESNTGRPQDYQALMTSLIADWRTYFQQPKLPFLYVQLANFMAVKPEPGESGWAAVRDAQRRTLAVPHTGMAVITDVGEWNDIHPLDKQTPGHRLALAAQKVAYGDAKVVSSGPLYQEMQVTGNKASLSFGSIGGGLVAKGGGSLKGFAVAGPDKKFVWAEARIEGKKVVVWSNKVPVPAVVRYAWADNPEGANLYNREGLPASPFSTEPDPAAGATGRR, from the coding sequence ATGCCTCACTCGCTCCCGCTTATCCCATGGTTCCGTTCCGCGCTGCTGACGGCTGGCCTACTGGCCGCTGTCAATGGCGCTACGGCCCAGGTGCGCCTGCCGCGCCTGGTAAGCAATGGCATGGTGCTTCAGCGTGATGCTCCGGTGCGCGTGTGGGGCTGGGCCGCAAAAGGAGAGAAGGTGAACGTGGCCTTCCAGGGCAAAACATACCAGGCCACTACCGGCCCTGATGGGCAATGGCGCGTGACGCTGCCGGCCATGAAGGCGGGCGGCCCCTACGAGTTGAATATTAAGGCCAGCAACGAGTTGAGCGTGAAGGATATTCTGGTGGGTGACGTGTGGCTGCTCTCGGGCCAGTCGAACATGGAAACGCCCATGAGCCGCCTGCGCGACAAGTACCCGGCCGTTATTGCGGCGGCCGCCAACCCCCAGATCCGGCAGTTTGAGGTGCCCCTGACTTACGCCTTCCAGAAGCCCCGGGCCGATGTGACGGGCGGCAAGTGGGTGGCGGCCGATCCGCAGACGGTGCTGCAGTTCTCGGGCGTGGGCTACTTCTTCGCCCGGGAAATCAACGCCAAGTACCAGGTGCCGGTGGGCCTGATCAAGGACGCCGTGGGCGGCTCGCCGGCCGAAGCCTGGCTGAGCGCCGCCGCCCTGCGCCAGTTCCCCACTTACGAGCAGCAGGGTGCCAAATACAAAGACAGCCTGCTGGTAGCCAGCACCCGGCAGCGTGAAAGCGCCGCCGTGGCCGACTGGTACCGGAAGCTGTATCAAACCGACCAGGGCGAGGCCCCGGGCCAGCCGAAATGGTCAGCCCCCGGCTACGACGCCAGCGCCTGGGCCACCATGAGCGTGCCCGGCTACTGGGCCGGCCAGACGCCCCTCGGCCCCGTGAACGGCGTGGTCTGGTTCCGTAAGGAAGTGGACGTGCCCGCCGCCATGGCAGGGCAGCCCGCCCGCCTGGAGTTGGGTACGCTGGTCGATGCCGACTCCACCTACATCAACGGGCAGCTGGTGGGCACTACCGGCTACCAGTATCCGCCCCGCAAGTACGAGGTGAAGCCCGGCGTGCTGAAGGCGGGCAAGAACGTGGTAACGGTGCGCCTCATCAGCAACGGCGGGCGCGGCGGCTTTACGCTGGATAAGAACTACCAGCTCACGGCCGGCGGCCAGACGCTGGATTTGCGCGGGCCCTGGCAGTACAAGCTGGGCGCTACCATGCCGCCCACGCCCGGCACCACCACGTTTCAGTACCAGCCCGGCGGCCTGTTCAACGGCATGATTGCACCCGTGCTGCCCTACGCCATCAAGGGTGTGCTCTGGTACCAGGGCGAAAGCAACACTGGCCGCCCCCAGGACTACCAGGCCCTCATGACCAGCCTGATTGCCGATTGGCGCACTTATTTCCAGCAGCCCAAGCTGCCCTTCTTGTACGTGCAGCTGGCCAACTTCATGGCCGTGAAGCCGGAGCCTGGCGAGAGTGGCTGGGCCGCCGTGCGCGACGCCCAGCGCCGCACCCTGGCCGTACCCCACACCGGCATGGCCGTAATTACCGACGTCGGCGAGTGGAACGACATTCACCCCCTGGATAAGCAGACTCCCGGCCACCGCCTGGCCCTGGCCGCCCAAAAAGTAGCCTACGGCGACGCCAAAGTGGTTTCCTCGGGCCCTCTGTACCAGGAAATGCAGGTAACCGGCAACAAAGCCAGCCTCAGCTTCGGCAGTATCGGGGGCGGTTTGGTGGCCAAGGGCGGCGGCTCGCTCAAGGGCTTCGCCGTGGCCGGTCCCGACAAGAAATTCGTGTGGGCCGAGGCCCGGATTGAGGGTAAGAAAGTGGTGGTCTGGAGCAACAAGGTGCCCGTGCCTGCCGTGGTGCGCTACGCCTGGGCCGATAACCCCGAAGGCGCCAACCTCTACAACCGGGAAGGCCTGCCCGCCTCACCCTTCTCTACCGAGCCCGACCCGGCCGCCGGGGCCACAGGCCGCCGGTAA
- a CDS encoding xylulokinase, translated as MKYLLGYDIGSSSIKASLLDAATGRCVAAATTPTTEMGMDVPQPGWAEQRPERWWQEIINATRQLQDTYGFEGAQVAAIGITYQMHGLVLIDAQGQVLRPAIIWCDSRAVELGNQAFAELGEAHCLEHFLNSPGNFTASKLKWVQDNEPAVYAQIHKIQLPGDYIAFKLTGQLQTTVSGLSEGVFWDFKNQALAQELLDYYGISPELLPEVVDTFSVQGRLSEDAARPLGLAAGTPVSYRAGDQPNNAFSLNVLQPGEIAATAGTSGVIYGITEAPASDAQSRVNAFVHVNSTPGQPRNGVLMCMNGTGILNSWLRRMVGDLPYDEMNRLAAEAPVGAEGLVFLPFGNGAERILANQPAEAALLGLNLNVHSRAHLLRAAQEGIVFALMYGLGIMRDMGVAVHTVRAGNANMFLSPVFREAFVNTGNLTLELYNTDAAQGAARGAGVGAGIYASVAEAFGGLECLLTETPDPALQPQYEAAYAGWQQALQHQLHASTISSSNLPTHVTQHAF; from the coding sequence ATGAAATACCTTCTCGGCTACGATATCGGTAGCTCTTCCATCAAAGCCTCCTTACTCGACGCGGCCACCGGCCGCTGCGTGGCGGCGGCCACCACGCCCACCACCGAAATGGGCATGGACGTGCCCCAGCCGGGCTGGGCCGAGCAGCGCCCCGAGCGGTGGTGGCAGGAAATCATCAACGCCACCCGCCAACTCCAGGATACCTACGGCTTCGAGGGGGCGCAGGTGGCCGCCATCGGCATCACCTACCAGATGCACGGGTTGGTGCTGATCGATGCCCAGGGCCAGGTGCTGCGTCCCGCCATCATCTGGTGCGACAGCCGGGCGGTGGAGCTGGGCAACCAGGCTTTTGCTGAGTTAGGCGAAGCGCATTGCCTTGAGCATTTCCTGAACTCGCCCGGCAACTTCACGGCCTCCAAGCTCAAGTGGGTGCAGGACAACGAGCCGGCGGTGTACGCGCAAATCCACAAAATCCAGCTCCCCGGCGACTACATTGCCTTCAAGCTGACGGGCCAGCTCCAGACCACCGTGTCGGGGCTGTCGGAGGGCGTGTTCTGGGATTTCAAGAACCAGGCCCTGGCCCAGGAGCTGCTCGACTATTACGGCATCAGCCCGGAACTATTGCCCGAGGTGGTGGATACGTTTTCGGTGCAGGGCCGCCTGAGCGAGGACGCCGCCCGCCCGCTGGGTCTGGCAGCCGGCACGCCCGTGAGCTACCGCGCTGGCGACCAGCCCAACAACGCCTTTTCCCTGAACGTGCTGCAGCCCGGCGAAATAGCCGCCACGGCCGGTACTTCGGGCGTCATCTACGGCATCACGGAAGCCCCGGCTTCTGATGCGCAGTCGCGGGTGAATGCCTTTGTGCACGTGAACAGCACCCCCGGGCAGCCCCGCAACGGCGTGCTCATGTGCATGAACGGCACCGGCATCCTCAACAGCTGGCTGCGCCGGATGGTGGGTGATTTGCCCTACGACGAAATGAACCGGCTGGCTGCCGAAGCCCCGGTAGGAGCGGAGGGGCTGGTGTTCCTGCCCTTCGGCAACGGGGCCGAACGGATTCTGGCCAACCAGCCCGCCGAGGCGGCCCTGCTGGGTCTGAACCTGAACGTGCACTCCCGCGCCCACCTGCTGCGCGCCGCCCAGGAGGGCATCGTGTTTGCCCTCATGTACGGCCTGGGCATCATGCGCGACATGGGCGTGGCGGTGCACACCGTGCGGGCCGGCAACGCCAACATGTTCCTAAGCCCGGTGTTTCGCGAGGCCTTCGTGAATACCGGCAACCTCACCCTGGAGCTTTACAACACCGACGCGGCCCAGGGCGCGGCCCGCGGGGCCGGCGTGGGCGCGGGCATCTACGCCTCGGTGGCCGAAGCCTTCGGCGGGCTCGAATGCCTGCTCACCGAAACGCCCGACCCGGCTTTGCAGCCGCAGTACGAGGCCGCCTACGCCGGCTGGCAGCAGGCCCTGCAGCACCAACTACACGCATCAACTATTTCATCCTCCAACCTCCCGACGCATGTCACGCAACACGCTTTCTAA